A window of the Cicer arietinum cultivar CDC Frontier isolate Library 1 chromosome 6, Cicar.CDCFrontier_v2.0, whole genome shotgun sequence genome harbors these coding sequences:
- the LOC101502785 gene encoding probable leucine-rich repeat receptor-like protein kinase IMK3, which translates to MENEDFSTNPFHLLISFPSTNIETRKKWKKNQKGSFKILAFLLFLASTIQPVLGHLWDGVVVTQSDFQSLRAIKNELIDSKGFLRSWNDSGLGACSGGWVGIKCLKGEVVAIQLPWKSLGGRISEKIGQLQSLRKLSLHDNFLVGSIPFSLGFLPNLRGVYLFNNKLSGSIPLSIANCPMLQSFDVSNNSLVGKIPSSLANSTRIFRINLSYNSLSGSIPSLFTMSQTLTILSLSHNKIVGSIPSEIGKLSRLRILDLSNNAINGSFPLSFSNLSSLVSLNLENNQIENHVPNTLENLHNLSVFNLKNNKFDGKIPSTIGNLSSISQIDLSQNKFVGEIPDSFTKLANLSSFNVSYNNLSGPVPSLLSKKFNASSFFGNIDLCGYISSKPCPSTPPPHNHPLQESPSPNQHHRKLSTKDIILIVAGVLLLILLLLCCFLLCCLIRKRAASSRNSSKAAKAAANARNVEKGVTSGDVVSGGEAGGKLVHFDGPFVFTADDLLCATAEIMGKSAYGTAYKATLEDGNQVAVKRLREKTTKGHKEFEAEVASLGKIRHPNLLALRAYYLGPKGEKLLVFDYMSRGSLASFLHARGPEIVIEWPTRMKIAIGITNGLSCLHNQENIVHGNLTSSNILLNEQTIPHITDFGLSRLMTTSANTNIIATAGSLGYNAPELSKTKKPTSKTDVYSLGVILLELLTGKPPGEPTNGMDLPQWVASIVKEEWTNEVFDLELMRDAPSIGDELLNTLKLALHCVDPSPAARPDVKQVLQQLEEIKPELVEGDNNDNDDDDDGAKVQINE; encoded by the exons ATGGAAAACGAAGATTTTAGCACAAACCCATTTCACCTTTTGATCTCTTTTCCATCTACAAACATTGAAACAAGGAAGAAATGGAAGAAAAATCAAAAGGGTAGTTTCAAAATCTTAgcttttttactttttctagCTTCAACTATTCAACCTGTTTTAGGACATTTATGGGATGGTGTTGTTGTAACACAATCTGATTTTCAATCTCTAAGGGCTATTAAAAATGAACTCATTGATTCCAAAGGTTTCTTGAGAAGCTGGAATGATTCTGGTTTAGGTGCTTGTTCAGGTGGTTGGGTTGGTATCAAATGTTTGAAAGGTGAAGTTGTTGCAATTCAACTTCCTTGGAAAAGTTTAGGTGGAAGAATCTCTGAGAAAATTGGTCAACTTCAATCTCTTAGAAAACTAAGTCTTcatgataattttcttgttggtTCAATCCCTTTTTCTCTTGGTTTTCTTCCTAATCTAAGAGGTGTTTATCTTTTCAATAACAAACTTTCAGGTTCTATTCCTCTTTCTATTGCTAATTGTCCAATGCTTCAATCTTTTGATGTTAGTAATAATTCTCTTGTTGGTAAAATTCCATCTAGTTTAGCAAATTCAACTAGGATTTTTAGGATTAATTTGAGTTATAACTCACTTTCTGGTTCTATTCCTAGCTTATTCACTATGTCTCAAACTTTAACTATTCTTTCTTTGAGTCATAACAAAATTGTAGGGTCTATTCCAAGTGAAATAGGTAAACTTTCAAGGCTTAGAATTCTTGATCTTTCAAACAATGCAATCAATGGTAGTTTTCCTCTTAGTTTCTCTAATCTCTCTTCTCTTGTTTCATTAAATCTtgaaaacaatcaaattgaaaACCATGTGCCAAATACTTTAGAAAATTTACATAACCTTTCTGTGTTTAATTTGaagaacaataaatttgatgGCAAAATTCCATCAACAATTGGGAATCTTTCAAGCATTAGTCAAATTGATTTATCTCAGAACAAATTTGTTGGTGAAATTCCTGATTCTTTTACTAAACTAGCAAACCTAAGTTCATTCAATGTCTCATACAACAATCTATCTGGTCCTGTTCCATCActactttcaaaaaaattcaatgctAGTTCATTTTTTGGTAACATTGATCTATGTGGTTACATAAGTTCAAAACCATGTCCTTCAACACCACCACCTCATAATCATCCACTACAAGAATCTCCTTCTCCAAACCAACATCACAGGAAACTAAGCACAAAAGACATAATCCTCATTGTAGCAGGTGTTCTACTATTGATTTTGCTATTACTTTGCTGCTTTTTGCTTTGTTGTTTAATCAGGAAAAGAGCTGCTTCAAGTAGAAACAGTAGCAAAGCTGCTAAAGCTGCTGCAAATGCTAGGAATGTTGAAAAAGGTGTTACAAGTGGTGATGTTGTGTCAGGAGGTGAAGCTGGTGGGAAGCTAGTTCACTTTGATGGTCCATTTGTTTTCACTGCTGATGATCTTTTATGTGCTACTGCTGAGATTATGGGAAAAAGTGCTTATGGAACAGCTTATAAGGCAACATTGGAAGATGGTAATCAAGTTGCTGTGAAGAGGTTGAGAGAGAAGACTACTAAAGGACATAAGGAGTTTGAAGCTGAAGTTGCTTCACTTGGGAAAATTAGACATCCAAATCTTTTAGCTCTTAGAGCTTACTATCTTGGACCTAAAGGAGAAAAGCTTCTTGTCTTTGATTACATGAGTAGAGGAAGCCTAGCATCATTTCTTCATG CTCGAGGGCCGGAAATCGTCATAGAATGGCCAACAAGAATGAAAATAGCAATTGGAATCACAAATGGTCTAAGTTGTCTTCACAACCAAGAAAACATAGTACATGGAAACCTCACCTCAAGCAACATACTGTTAAATGAGCAAACAATTCCTCATATAACAGATTTTGGTCTCTCAAGACTAATGACAACCTCAGCCAACACAAACATCATTGCAACAGCAGGAAGTCTTGGATACAATGCACCTGAGCTTTCAAAGACAAAGAAACCAACATCAAAAACTGATGTTTACAGCCTTGGTGTGATCCTTTTGGAGCTTTTGACAGGTAAACCGCCCGGCGAACCGACTAATGGCATGGATTTGCCTCAATGGGTTGCTTCTATTGTGAAAGAGGAATGGACTAATGAAGTGTTTGATTTGGAACTTATGAGGGATGCACCAAGTATTGGTGATGAACTTCTTAATACATTGAAATTGGCTTTACATTGTGTTGATCCTTCACCAGCTGCTAGACCTGATGTTAAACAAGTTTTGCAACAATTGGAGGAGATTAAGCCTGAATTGGTTGAAGgtgataataatgataatgatgatgatgatgatggagcTAAGgttcaaataaatgaataa